The sequence below is a genomic window from Brevibacillus agri.
TGAATTACGTCCCTTTTCACCCAGGCAGTACGTTCGAGGAGCGCTTTCGGTATGCGATCATCATGAGCATTCCCGATGTGCCGCTGCCCCCTCACGTGGAAGTCATCGACCTCGGCTTTCGCAAAATCAGCATTCACGATCTGATTGATACCGGGCGCAAGGTGGGCGTCCCGATTGAATGGGAGCGGCAATACCTCTCCGCCTTCATCGTGGAAATGTCCGAGCTGGCCAAAATGCTCGGCACTTCCTACGCCGAAGTGCAAAAGCTCAACAGCCAGCTTCAATCCACCTTTCAGGCGGTGAAGGATCCGGTCATCGCCTGTAATGAGGACGGTCTAATCACGTTCATTAACGATGTCGCCGTCGAGCTGTTCTGTCCGCACGAATCGGTCGTTATCGGCAAGCCTTATACGATCCTCAAGGAACACGGCCTGCTCGCCCCCTTTTTTGAACAGGAGGGGCAGGAGGATGCGCTCATCGCCATCGACCAGCGGCAATTCATCGTCAGCAGCCACAGCATTCGCCGCAGCCACGAGCATCTCGGCTTCGTCTGTACGCTGAAAGACGTGACGGAAATCCAGCGCCTGCGCACCCAGCTCGCCCTGCGCGGCCACACCGCTACCTACTCGTTTGCTGATATAAAAGGCAGCAGCCAGCCGCTCCTGCACGCCATCGAGCTTAGCAAAAAGATGGCGAAAAACAACCAGACGATCCTGCTCACGGGTGAAAACGGGACGGGCAAAGAGCTGTTCGCCCACGCGATCCACCAGCATTCGCTGCGCAAAAACGGCCCGTTTGTCGCGATCAACTGCGCCTCCCTGCCGGAAAACTTGCTGGAGAGCGAGCTGTTCGGCTACGAGGACGGAGCCTTCACAGGCGCGCGCAAAGGAGGCAAGCCCGGACTGTTCGAGCAGGCGGATGGCGGCACGATTTTTCTCGACGAGATTGGCGATATCTCCCCCGCGATCCAGGTCAAGCTGCTGCGCGTCCTGCAGGAAAAGCAAGTGATCCGCGTCGGCGGCACAGGGATTTTGTCCGTAGACTGCCGGGTGATCGCTGCCACCAACCGCAATCTGGAGGATGCCGTCCGGGATGGCGCTTTTCGCGAAGACTTGTTTTACCGGCTGGCCGTCCTGCCCATCGAAATCCCGGCGCTGCGCGAGCGAACGAGCGACATTCCGCTGCTGATTGACGATCACTTGAAGCAGCAAGGGATTCGCAAAAGCTGGTCGCCGGAAGTCATGGAGCTGTTGCTCGCCCACGACTGGCGAGGCAACATTCGCGAGCTGAAAAACGTCGTGGACTACGCCATTACGGTAAGCGAGCATCCTGTCATCGGCATTGCCGACCTGCCCAAGCGTTTGACCGAGCGGATATTTCAAAAGCAATCCGCAGCGGCGGCCGTGCCTCTCGAGGATGAGCGGAATCTGGATATTTTGCTCGGACTGTATCAATATTACCTCGCCAACAAACCAGTGGGGCGCTACCAACTGGCGCACACCCCCGTCCTGCAGGCGAACGGCTGGACGGAAAGCGCGCTACGCAACCGCTTGAAACAGCTTGAGCAGCTTGGACTGGTGCGCTCAGGCACAACCCGTCAAGGAACCTCGATCACCCGTGACGGCATCGAAATGTTGAGGAAATATGGAAAAATATAGTGCAAGGCAAATGAATATTAGGTTGTATTAGGACGAATAAATCCTAATAAACATTCCTAAAGAGTGCGTTTTCGTTTGGACGCTGCCACCCTCCGTCCAATGAAAACGCCTTTTTTCGCGAAATTTCGACAGTTGGCACGCCACTTGCTTATAGAAAAGGCAAAAAAGCGAGGTGACCTCATGGCTACAAAACATTCTTCTCCAGCAGCGCCAGCCAAAAAACGTTTTTCCGTCCCGCACACTTATGCCATTCTCTTTATCATCATCATTTTGGCAGCGCTTGCTTCCTACGTGCTTCCGACAGGCGAGTTCGAACGCATCAAGGACGACGCCTCGGGCAGAACCATCGTGGTAAACGGCAGCTATCACGCTGTCGAGAGCAGCCCTGTCGGCTTTTTCGACATGTTCAAAGCAATTCCTGAAGGGATGCAAAAAGGCTCGCAAATCATCTTTTACATCTTCATCGTCAGCGGCGTTTTCGGAATCATCCGCCAGACGGGGGCCATTGAGGCGGGCATCAACAAAGGCGTCCGCTATCTGGAAGGCAGGGAAAAGCTCCTGATCCCCGCATCCATGTTCCTCTTCTCCATCGGCGGCTTCACGATGGGGATGGCGGAAGAAAGCATTATTTTCGTGCCAATCGGCATCGCTCTCGCCCGCGCAATGGGCTTTGACGCCGTAACAGGTACCGCCATGATTACGATGGGGGCAGCGGCCGGCTTCATGGGCGGCATGCTCAATCCGTTCACGGTAGGGGTCGCCCAGTCTTTGGCGCAGTTGCCGCTCTTCTCCGGTCTGACCTTCCGCGCTATCGTGTACGTCTTTGTCCTCGGCTTTGCCATCTGGTACGTCATGCGCTACGCCTACCGGGTGAAGGCAGACCCGACCAAGAGCGTCATTTACGCGATCGAGCAAAAGGAAAGCGACGAACAAGTCGCCGTCGAAATTCCCGATCTCAACGGACGCCACAAGCTGGTCTTTCTGGTCATGGTCTGTGGACTCTCCTTCAACGTCTACGGCGTGTTCGAGTACGAATGGTTCCTGACCGAGCTTACCGCTTCCTTTTTAATCATGGGACTGGTTGCCGGGCTTGTCGGCGGGCTGAATGTAAACAAGCTGTTTGACTCCTTTGTCGCTGGCGCCAAAGCCGTTACCTTCGGCGCCCTGATCGTCGGCTTCGCCCGGGCGATCACCGTCGTGCTGGAAGAAGGAAAAATTATCGACACGATGATTTACGCGCTGACTTCCGCCATCGGCCATTTGCCGGATGCCATCAACGTGCTGGCCATGTTCCTGATTCAAGCGGTGTTGAACCTGTTCATTTCGTCCGGCAGCGGCCAAGCGGCGACAACGATGCCGATCATGGTGCCAATCGCCGACCTGCTGGGCATTTCCCGTCAGGTCGCCGTCCTTGCCTTCCAGTACGGGGATGCGGTGACGAACTCGATCATTCCGACTTCTTCTGCCTTGATGGGCTATCTGGCTGTCGCTGGCATTCCGTATGAAAAATGGGTCAAGTTCATTTGGAAGCTGCTTCTCGGCTGGGCCGTCATCGCCGCCATCGCCCTGATCGTCGCTGTAACCATCGGCGTTTCCTAGAGCTAAAGACGACGCACACCTTTTTCAAAACAAGCTGGCTTGCGTCGCATGCGCCCCGCTGTGGCGCAGCCCCAGCCGCAAACCTGTGGAGGAACCATGCGCACAACAATCAAACAATTGCAGCCCGCCATTTTTTCTCTGTACGAGCATTTGCATCGACATCCGGAGGTTAGCTGGCAGGAAGTAGAAACGACCGCTTATATCGCCCGTTTTTTGCAGGAGCGTCATTGCCGGGTCACGACGTTTGACGACGTAACCGGAGTGGTGGCGGAATGGGGAGACTTGACCCCGGGAGGATTGACGGTCGGCGTGCGGGCAGATATGGATGCGCTCTGGCAGGAGGTAAACGGCGTCTTCCAGGCGAACCACTCTTGCGGGCACGATGCCCATATGACGATGGTGCTGGGCGTCCTCATGGTGTTGCAGGCGCAAAACATCCAGCTCCCCGGCCGCCTCAAGCTGATTTTCCAGCCGGCGGAGGAAAGCGGAAACGGCGCTTTGGCTATGGTTAAAAAACAAGTGGTCGACGACATCGACTATTTGTACGGCGTCCATCTGCGCCCGGTTCAGGAGATTCCGCGCGGCACGGCTGCCTCTGCCATCATGCACGGCGCGGCAGGCACCATTTTCGGGCAAATCAAGGGAGACGATGCCCACGGGGCGCGCCCGCACCTTGGCGTCAATGCCATCGAGGTGGCAGCGGCGATCGTCGAGCAACTCAAAGGGATTCACCTCGATCCGCTCGTCCCTTATTCCGTGAAAATGACGCAGCTTTCTGCGGGCAGCAAGAGCAGCAACATCATTCCCGGCTCGGCCCAGTTCCACCTGGACTTGCGCGCCCAG
It includes:
- a CDS encoding sigma-54 interaction domain-containing protein; this translates as MDHTIVLIAKGTDTLAFLLKELRAYFEPYCKVIGFASHEQIPDLSGVSHVFITTRAPELYTIARQAVPETVPITVLNRFFELRKIKALMQIPPGTTVPVMNNSPVTAQEVIQNLLEVKIDHLNYVPFHPGSTFEERFRYAIIMSIPDVPLPPHVEVIDLGFRKISIHDLIDTGRKVGVPIEWERQYLSAFIVEMSELAKMLGTSYAEVQKLNSQLQSTFQAVKDPVIACNEDGLITFINDVAVELFCPHESVVIGKPYTILKEHGLLAPFFEQEGQEDALIAIDQRQFIVSSHSIRRSHEHLGFVCTLKDVTEIQRLRTQLALRGHTATYSFADIKGSSQPLLHAIELSKKMAKNNQTILLTGENGTGKELFAHAIHQHSLRKNGPFVAINCASLPENLLESELFGYEDGAFTGARKGGKPGLFEQADGGTIFLDEIGDISPAIQVKLLRVLQEKQVIRVGGTGILSVDCRVIAATNRNLEDAVRDGAFREDLFYRLAVLPIEIPALRERTSDIPLLIDDHLKQQGIRKSWSPEVMELLLAHDWRGNIRELKNVVDYAITVSEHPVIGIADLPKRLTERIFQKQSAAAAVPLEDERNLDILLGLYQYYLANKPVGRYQLAHTPVLQANGWTESALRNRLKQLEQLGLVRSGTTRQGTSITRDGIEMLRKYGKI
- a CDS encoding YfcC family protein encodes the protein MATKHSSPAAPAKKRFSVPHTYAILFIIIILAALASYVLPTGEFERIKDDASGRTIVVNGSYHAVESSPVGFFDMFKAIPEGMQKGSQIIFYIFIVSGVFGIIRQTGAIEAGINKGVRYLEGREKLLIPASMFLFSIGGFTMGMAEESIIFVPIGIALARAMGFDAVTGTAMITMGAAAGFMGGMLNPFTVGVAQSLAQLPLFSGLTFRAIVYVFVLGFAIWYVMRYAYRVKADPTKSVIYAIEQKESDEQVAVEIPDLNGRHKLVFLVMVCGLSFNVYGVFEYEWFLTELTASFLIMGLVAGLVGGLNVNKLFDSFVAGAKAVTFGALIVGFARAITVVLEEGKIIDTMIYALTSAIGHLPDAINVLAMFLIQAVLNLFISSGSGQAATTMPIMVPIADLLGISRQVAVLAFQYGDAVTNSIIPTSSALMGYLAVAGIPYEKWVKFIWKLLLGWAVIAAIALIVAVTIGVS
- a CDS encoding M20 peptidase aminoacylase family protein, giving the protein MRTTIKQLQPAIFSLYEHLHRHPEVSWQEVETTAYIARFLQERHCRVTTFDDVTGVVAEWGDLTPGGLTVGVRADMDALWQEVNGVFQANHSCGHDAHMTMVLGVLMVLQAQNIQLPGRLKLIFQPAEESGNGALAMVKKQVVDDIDYLYGVHLRPVQEIPRGTAASAIMHGAAGTIFGQIKGDDAHGARPHLGVNAIEVAAAIVEQLKGIHLDPLVPYSVKMTQLSAGSKSSNIIPGSAQFHLDLRAQTNLVIDALFSRVEHILQHVAQLYEVDLSYDITERVYAAEVHEEARQIMAEAIVQTLGADRLEAPIQTPGAEDFHYYTKERPHLRATMLGLGCGLAPGLHHPQMTFDKEALLDGIEILARTVLTTFERHAGK